From a region of the Burkholderia lata genome:
- the glcD gene encoding glycolate oxidase subunit GlcD encodes MSFTYDERIDGPLATVGRDTLVAALHAAAPGLDVLHEREALKPFECDGLAAYRTVPLAVALPDTVEQVRAVLRVAAALGVPVVARGAGTGLSGGAMPLEKGLLLVMAKFNRILDIDPDAGIARVQPGVRNLAISQAAAPYGLYYAPDPSSQIACSIGGNVAENAGGVHCLKYGLTVHNILKVEILTIDGDTLTLGADALDAPGFDLLALFTGSEGMLGIVTEVTVKLLPKPPSVKVLMASFDDVAEAGAAVARIIGAGVIPGGLEMMDNLAIRAAEDFIHAGYPVDAQAILLCELDGSPTDVDEDAERVATLLRDAGATEIRVARDEAERQRFWAGRKNAFPAVGRMSPDYYCMDGTIPRRELPRVLEGIAALSAEYGLPVANVFHAGDGNMHPLILFDANRAGELDRAEALGGKILELCVAAGGSITGEHGVGREKINQMCVQFNADEITFFHAVKAAFDPQGLLNPGKNIPTLHRCAEFGAMHVHHGKLPFPELERF; translated from the coding sequence ATGAGTTTCACCTACGACGAACGGATCGACGGCCCATTGGCGACCGTCGGCCGCGACACACTCGTCGCCGCGCTGCACGCGGCGGCGCCCGGCCTCGACGTGCTGCACGAACGCGAGGCGCTCAAGCCGTTCGAATGCGACGGCCTCGCCGCGTACCGCACGGTGCCGCTCGCGGTCGCGCTGCCCGACACGGTCGAGCAAGTGCGCGCGGTGTTGCGTGTCGCGGCCGCGCTCGGCGTGCCGGTGGTTGCGCGCGGCGCGGGCACCGGCCTGTCGGGCGGCGCGATGCCCCTCGAAAAAGGCCTCCTGCTCGTGATGGCGAAGTTCAACAGGATTCTCGACATCGACCCCGATGCCGGCATCGCGCGCGTGCAGCCCGGCGTGCGCAACCTCGCGATTTCCCAGGCAGCCGCGCCATACGGCCTCTACTACGCCCCCGATCCGTCGTCGCAGATCGCCTGCTCGATCGGCGGCAACGTCGCCGAAAACGCGGGCGGCGTGCACTGCCTGAAATACGGCCTCACGGTGCACAACATCCTGAAGGTCGAGATCCTGACGATCGACGGCGACACGCTCACGCTCGGCGCCGACGCGCTCGACGCACCCGGCTTCGACCTGCTCGCCTTGTTCACCGGCTCGGAAGGGATGCTCGGCATCGTCACGGAAGTCACGGTGAAGCTGCTGCCGAAGCCGCCGAGCGTGAAGGTGCTGATGGCGAGCTTCGACGACGTCGCGGAAGCCGGCGCGGCGGTCGCGCGAATCATCGGCGCGGGCGTGATCCCCGGCGGCCTCGAGATGATGGACAACCTCGCGATCCGCGCGGCGGAGGATTTCATCCACGCGGGCTACCCGGTCGACGCGCAGGCGATCCTGCTGTGCGAGCTCGACGGCTCGCCGACCGACGTCGACGAAGACGCCGAACGCGTCGCCACGCTGCTGCGCGACGCGGGCGCAACCGAGATCCGCGTCGCGCGCGACGAAGCCGAGCGCCAGCGCTTCTGGGCCGGCCGCAAGAACGCATTCCCGGCGGTCGGCCGCATGTCGCCCGACTACTACTGCATGGACGGCACGATTCCGCGCCGCGAGCTGCCGCGCGTGCTCGAAGGCATTGCCGCGCTGTCCGCCGAATACGGGCTGCCGGTCGCGAACGTGTTCCACGCGGGCGACGGCAACATGCACCCGCTGATCCTGTTCGACGCGAACCGCGCGGGCGAGCTCGACCGCGCGGAAGCGCTCGGCGGAAAGATCCTCGAGCTGTGCGTCGCGGCGGGCGGCAGCATCACCGGCGAGCACGGCGTCGGGCGCGAGAAGATCAACCAGATGTGCGTGCAATTCAACGCCGATGAAATCACGTTCTTCCACGCTGTGAAGGCCGCGTTCGATCCGCAGGGCCTGCTCAATCCCGGCAAGAACATCCCGACGCTGCACCGCTGCGCCGAATTCGGCGCGATGCACGTCCATCACGGCAAGCTGCCGTTTCCCGAACTGGAGCGCTTCTGA
- the glcC gene encoding transcriptional regulator GlcC, protein MEMQEQAGPARNVADVVAERIEKLIVDGVLKAGQALPSERRLTEKLGVSRTAVREGMKLLRARGIIDTAHGKGSFVASLTPQREITPMMHLLGSQPRTLYDLFEVRGMLETEAARLAALRGTPADFILIKRRYEEMTAADAQDLDPAARAKLDHAFHLAICEASHNPVLVNTLQSLTDLLLSSVFASVNNLYHREPLKKQIDRQHARLYNAVTGRLPDQARKAASEHIRQCVEYLREIEQEEQRLVRSTLRLEGWT, encoded by the coding sequence ATGGAAATGCAGGAACAGGCGGGCCCGGCGCGCAACGTGGCCGACGTCGTTGCCGAGCGCATCGAGAAGCTGATCGTCGACGGCGTGCTGAAGGCCGGGCAGGCGCTACCGTCCGAACGGCGGCTGACCGAGAAGCTCGGCGTGTCGCGCACGGCCGTGCGTGAAGGGATGAAGCTGCTGCGTGCGCGCGGCATCATCGACACCGCGCACGGCAAGGGCTCGTTCGTTGCGAGCCTGACCCCGCAACGCGAGATCACGCCGATGATGCATCTGCTCGGCTCGCAGCCGCGCACGCTGTACGACCTGTTCGAGGTACGCGGGATGCTCGAGACGGAGGCCGCGCGGCTCGCGGCGCTGCGCGGTACGCCGGCCGACTTCATCCTGATCAAGCGTCGCTATGAAGAGATGACTGCGGCCGACGCGCAGGATCTCGATCCGGCCGCGCGCGCGAAGCTCGATCATGCGTTCCATCTCGCGATCTGTGAGGCTTCGCATAACCCGGTGCTGGTGAATACGCTGCAGTCGTTGACGGATCTGCTGCTGAGTTCGGTGTTTGCGTCGGTGAACAATCTCTATCACCGTGAGCCGCTAAAGAAGCAGATCGATCGGCAGCATGCGCGGCTTTATAACGCGGTGACGGGGCGGTTGCCCGATCAGGCGCGCAAGGCGGCGAGCGAGCATATTCGCCAGTGCGTCGAGTATCTGCGGGAGATCGAGCAGGAGGAGCAGCGGTTGGTGCGGTCGACGTTGAGGCTTGAAGGGTGGACGTGA